The genomic region CTTACTTAGAACGTCATAGAATATGTATCAAAGACCGCAAGAAGGCAAACATCTGCACTTGTTTACGACGCTCCTTCGCGTTCAAATTACAAACTTTGATAGCGTTTAACTTAAAACATGGGCCGCTATCTTGtgcacgttcgaaaagccgacgttcgatttcgcctcgcgcgattgtccaggctgcgccgatgtCGCGGCCTcggccaatctagtccaatcgcttgaggcgaaatcgaacgtcggctttcgaacgcgtacaagatagcggccatgATTTTACCACGACAGCAGTGAAAACCTTGAAACATGGTTTGGTCTGCTATGCCTCGTCGTGCCATTATACGTGCATCGCCTAATTAGTGCTGGATGGAAAAATAATCAGCAATATAAGCAGTACATAACATAAGTAATATAAACGTAAGTATGACTATTGTTTCAAACTGTGTAAATTGCCAAAATCACAGCCTGTTCGCGGACTGAAATGTGGCTTTGCCACGCGATTTTTGTCGttgttcattcatttttttttaaagaaagtaatATCCAACTAAGCGCACGCATTGTTTCAGTGTAGACTTTGCGTCTTGTATTTTAATAAGCAATCTGGATGAAAACCTTTGGCCTTTAAGGTTATATTTACCGTACTACCTTAATAAACTTATATCGTGCTGAACTGTCAGACCATTATTGGCAATAAACTGTACCACCATTCAAAACTTTCATGGCACGTTGAATATTGCGAATTAATGAAAAATACCGACTTCGATTTTCAAATTGTTATACCCCCGTACAGTCAATGAACTTCATAGGTGTGCTCATAAGTTGAAATCGCATTTTGGGCGGTTGCCTGTATACTTGTGACCTGAAACACTGAGAACGCATTTGTTTAAAAACGAAttcagcagcatgttacactcctgtaacacgtaaATACgaaggggcgcgataacgtatgtctattccaaacaaaaagtattccaaactccggacgtcaaaatgacgcgacTGTTTCTGCGTACGGGGGCGGGAACGTGCGACGTTTTTCAATCTAGCCAATCAGCAGCCTCCGTCGTGGCCGGAAGCATGCTTTGCTTGTTTTTTACTTGCAAAGGAACCGTATAGCAGCTAACATTTAGATATTAACGCCTAATAAAAGAACAATTGTATGTCGCTGAGAGTAAAATTATTTTGTAATCTTTTGACGCAAGATAACTTGAAACGCGCTTGAAAGTAaacacaaatattttaatttttcgAGTCATAGCCACACATGCGCCAATTCCGCATCCAATCCGTTTCGCTATGCACACGTAAGATGGCAGCTACGTGGAAACAGCTGATTGGTTCTGTGGGCCGCACTTGGTGTATTTTTGCCCGTAACGCTGCCTAATTAGATGAAATCTCGGCGTACGAGATGTACTTTCGCCCCAGAAGAATTTTGGAAGCTGTGAACATCATGAAGACTGTGAAAGCGTAGTGCTCTGTGAGTAAACACATCATTCTTTCTTAAGCTTAATGACTGAGCAGTAGCATCTGAACATCTGCGGTGATCGCATGGTgttcacttttgcttttattcGCATAGGATACGGAAGAATCGATGAAGGTTGGAAGGCATCTCAACATATAGCTGGTAAGTAAACGTTTTCTATAAACGATCGCAACTATCTCCGAATGTAGGTCCTGATTTAAATCGAAGGGGGTCTGTGACAGaggctaatttttttttctctgccacACACTGCTGCGCAGTGATACATTTCCCCGTGCGGGCGGTACAGATACTTCTGCTGGATATAACTTGCACGAgaaaaggctttttttttgttattcactTGTGTTAAACTTAACGTAACACTTATGGCGTGATAAAATAACAACGCATTAAATGAATGTAACCGTTATGTTTTAACGGCATAGGGATATCTGAAACGGTACGATTTGCTGGTATTAATTCGCTGcgtgacataaaaactgtttacagcgcaaacacatgcaaccacaaagtataagggacaggacacaagcgctgctCACTGCAAAACGTGTCTTTCTGTACTTAGTGTCCATAGCGGTCTGGAGGTCGTCTATTCCTTGATGGCTGTACCCTACGCTGAGGTCCCGATGCTTCTGAGAAACCTCTGGCGGCTGGCGAAGTCTCTTCCGGCTCACAGCCGGTCACTGGTGGCAGAGGCGGCTGCTTCGCAGCAGCCACAGCTGAAGTTCCGGTTGGCGCTTCTGAAACGGGTCTCTCCAAGGTAGGCGGTGAGCTGCTTTCCCTAGCGGTGCCATTTGTATCactcccttatactttgtggttgcatgtgtttgcgctgtaaacagtttttatgtcaagtatgcaccaactcgcccagaaagaagttttaattaaTAATTCGCTGCGGTCCGGCGAAAATTTAGAGCGAAGAAGAAATGACGGCTCCACCGAAAAGCGCGCGAGTTTGGGCCGCGCAGGCCACTATGTTGGTTGAATTCATCGAGCAGCATCCATACTTGGCGAGAGGCGCCACAAGCCTCTCGCCAAGTATGAGTGCTGCTCAAAAAAAAAGCCCTGTGGGAGGAGATTGCCGCGGCGCTGAACGCGATCGGTCCGGCAGTCAAAGCAGCCCGGCGATGGGGCTCCTATGGGGCCCGGCTATGCTATGACTGCCGGAAAATCGCGGCGCAGGTGGGCGCCGAGAAGAGGTGAGCCCGCGGCTAGCAACATCTTCGGAACGTATAAGCTCACGGTGTTCATGCATTTGCAGGAAGACGGGGGGCGGGAAGCTGGGCGGCCTGGAGGGCCGCGTGCTCGACGTGCTTGGCAGAACCGGCCCAGATTTCGCTCCGGTGGCCTTCTTCGCGGACGACGCCGAGCTGTGTAGCAATGTTCGTTGCTATGTGTACCGATGTCGGGTAGTTACACCGTGGTGAATATTTTGccgttgtgtgcttgtgtgtgttttcttacAATTCAACACACATGCCAGCACATGATATCCGTACTTTTCACGAATGGAAATGCTGCCCCACTGCTGTTAAAGCAATGCTGTTAAGAAACACCTTGTGATGGATTTCATAGCTCGTTAATCCGTAAAGCATTAGCAACGAGTTCTCAAAGCTCTAAGTCACTAGTATCTCACATGCTGGATTAAGAATTTTCTTATTTAGAACTATACGTGAAATAGATATTGCAACCAGTTGATGGAACATAATCACATTATGTCCTGTACTTTATTCCAGCAGGACACCTCCGGTGAGGAGGAGCCTGCACATGATGCCGAAGTGCCCCCTACCCCACCAGGAGCTGCCCACGTTTCCGTCGGGATGGAGCCGGGGACAAGTGGCACTGCACGTAAGGCACTTCAGCAGCTATTGCAATGCGAACACATCACTCAAAGCAACAAAGCAGTATCTGTTAAGATCTTTCAAACAGAAATTGtatatttatattatttacatgGCAAAGAAAAAGTGCCTGCCTAAATGTCACTGCAAAATGGCACAATAATCTGTTTGACTGTTAACACCATTTGTAATGCAGCTTGTGTAGCGTACAAGCTGAAAGTACTATCAGTGTAGTATTTTATGATGGTGTAGtgcctttctgtttatgcaaatTTACTGTTCATTTTGTGAATGGTGTGTTGCTGGAATTATGTTTCTGGGCTTCCAGCTGATAATGAACCAGTAAAATCTCTACGCAGGACGGAGCAAAAATTTTTTTATCCTGTTTACGGATTTTATTTTTAAGGACCATCAGCTCGGCAGCAGCCCCGCAGGCCACCCCGCCAACAGCCACTGGAGGATGCGGCCTGCAGAGCAGCCGCCGAGTATGCGCCGCAGGGGCAGCTCGCTGAGGAAGCAAATGCGGAGGCCGCCAACTTCCACCAGCTGTTGCTGCAGCAAAATAGGCAGGTGCGTACAACTTGGCCAGGTCATTTTTTCGAAGAGGTGATTAGTGCACATCGTAATGTACATGACAACCATATTACACATGAGAGGCATCTGTAGTCATTTGGCTCATTGGCTCATGCACGTTTATACATCTCCTTTGAGGTGTTCTATAACACATAGCAacttacaaaacattttcatggTTGCATGTATCATCACAGCATGATCATCTTTTGTTTAACAATTCAACTAGTCACCAGTACTGTCTTCTGACAGGCAGAGGCAGCTTGGTAGGATGTGCTACGTTTCACATGTCTTTAACATAACAGACCATACAAGTTTGCAAGGCCATTTGTCATGTCATATGTAAATGATCTCGCTGCTCTCAAGAGTAACCTCGCTGAAACTGCAACACTTGCAAACAGTGCAAATCAAGCATTTAGATTGCATAACCTGTAGCTGAACTAAGTGAATTTGTTTCGCAGCATCACCAGCAGCTGGTGGAGGAGCTGAGGGCGACCCGGCAGGTCCTGCAGCAGCTGGCAGCTGAGATGCGTGGTTCGCGAGAGGCGACTGGCCTCATCGCCACCACGCTGTGCCTGCTCCAGGCTACCCTGGCTCACCTCCGCGAGCCGCCTCAGCTATGAggaacagtttttttttgcttgtttcccccatatcatcctttagtgctaGTAGCTACAAGTATTGCGTATCTTGCTGTTCAAATCACCGCTGCAGCATTTGGTGGTGGTGCTCATACGTCCTCGCAAGCTGTTGTGCTGAGTTGTAGCCAGCCTTGTGAACTGATGTGCAGGTCATGCGTGACCATGGCAGTGAAAACTGATAGTGCTGTGATTTCACTTGAAACACGAATGCATGTTTTTTTATGtagcactaaaggatgatatgaCTTTTCCGTACATTTCTGTCCCTAATCATATTTTTTTGCAAGGTAATTTCTTTTATGTGTATTTTCATTTGCAGTACAAGTTTGCCCAAAGGAGGCGTTATATAACTTATATGTAGAattttttccatattttcgcatTTCTGTTCCTAATCGCATTTTTTCCGCAAGTTCATTTCTTCTAGTGTGTATTTTTATTTGTCCAAGTGAGACGTTATAACTTATATGTAGAATTCTTGCCATATTTTCGTTAGCTGTtgttcacttttgttttgctgttactGATATGTTTCAATGTGCACCGTTCTTCCAAGGAAGATACACTATGCAATCACTTTTACGGCAACTGCGACATAGTCTTGCACACATACAGGGCCACTTAACTACAATGCTGTGATAACTGGAAATGAATTTTCATGCCATATGTATGTCATGTTTGCAATGTCAAACCATTCGTGCCTATGCAATGCAAAGTGGCCGAACTGGAATTTTTGTTAACACCAAGCGCCTGTTGGGATAGTTATTGTGATATTTCAGGTGTCCTTACCTATGATAGCAATACAATCTAGTCCCCATTGTAGTTGAGCACAGTTTGTGACATACGTAATGGAGCCATCGATGTGGCCACTATTTTGACATTCGCTGCCAGGCTGAGCTGTTATATGAAATACCGTTGAAGTGCCAAGCATTTTCTCACTTGTCGTTCCTTAAAAGCATGTGATGGCTGTATTATATCGTGATCTTATTACGGCACTAGTCATTGAAAAGAAACTATTTCGTGTTACAAACATGCCAACTACATAATAGACATCTTTCTTGCTGTTAAGTTGCTGGATGAAGATAAATGGTTGGCCGCAAGTTCAAAAAAAACATCATTATGCTCGTGTCGTATTTATGCAATTTAACATCTGCCAACGGCCCATTGGTAGTGTACTGGGTCTCATGTAGTGAACATCACACGGCTATTTTGGCGCCATGAAGCCATGCTCTATGTACTTGTCTGTCATTTGCTTTGATGAAAAATGGCATTTAAGATGGAtcacatggttttatttacaatgcAGATATAAATAAACGATTTTAAACAATGCAAGTGGCACttcaaatgaatatttacaatttgtGTTCCTTCAATTTCAGATCTATTTACATATGTACACTTTCTCAAGGGAGAATAACGCGCTTGACATGCCAGGTGATCGTTTTCGGCATAACTTGGCTTCATGTCAAggaactgtgcggtggctgtgtgGCAAAACAGCGCAGGGCCTACAAGGTGCGTGAGAACAGTACACATGGTGGAGCGAGAAGTGTTGTGCTTGGCAGCAGCCCAAATAGGAAGCGAGGAGACGAAGACCAATATCCTCCTATGCAAAGTGCAAATGGCGGTGACAGTGTAGGTGATGACagaaacaacagcagcagcagcaaatcatTTGGCAAACCCCAGCTGCCCAGAGAAGTAGCTACAACATTCTATTGATGAACACAAAGTGTTCTATCCACAGGTACTAAATGAAAGGCTCTCATGTAGTGTCACAGTGGAATGATGCAATCATCTCCGGTAGTGACAACTCACTGGCAGAGGACACGTGAAAACGCTGGTTATGATTGAGCAGATTCGATAAAAGAACAGCACGCTATCCACTAATTGCACACATTCCTTCACATTGCTTCCTGCTCTCTATTAGGTGTGTAGACAGCAGTAATAAACATCTGCCTGCAGTGTCAGGCACGTGTTTATTGCTGCTGTCGACGCAGCCGCCTTCGCACCCTTTTCAGGTAGTGCTGATGCTGCTGCCGTGTCGTGCCGAAGGAGCTAATAACATTATCCCGGGCAGCACAGCCTTTCAAGTACATTAAGCGTGCTGCCCTCGCTCGGGGAACTCTCTGTGGGGAGGGGTTGCCGCTTTCATTGTCACTACTGCTGCCTCTGCTGTCATCACCAACATCATCCAACACGCCACCTTCGTCAAGACACAAGTTGTGCAACACTACACATGCTGCAACGATGTTGGCAGCACGGTCTGGTTCGTAGTGGAGGGCGCGGTACCGCTGAAGGCAGCGGAAGCGGCTCTTCAGAAGCCCAATGCACCGCTCCACTACGGACCTCatggcagcatgtgcagtgttgtacCTGCCTTCTGCAGTGTGTATGGGAGGGTGGTCTGTGACCGGGGTCAGGAGCCATGGTTCCAGGGGGTAGCCGCTGTCACCTGCAGGATCATAAAAACGGTATGAAATCTGCACAAAGTTTAGTAGGCGAAGCATCGGTCATGTAAAGTGCACCTATACAGAAAGGCTGCAATAAAGCAATATACAGGCTGAGCACCTGACGCAGTTGTGATCACAGATAGCAATAGCTGGGACATAGTAGCATCCGTATTTGCAGCAAGGCAGCTCTTTGTGTAGTCCTCATTCACAAATGACTATCAGTGTAAAAAAGAACGTGACAGCGCGTGCACTGTACACTCACATTAAAAATTAGTTTATACAGCGCAGGTTTGTTGTCACTTTCGTGCAGATACCATTGGAAAATTTCTACATCTACTTAATGACTATAACATAAGGGGTTCGGGCTTCAATATTCTCTTACGGCGCGAGCACGCTTTGCTGCATGCTGCCAGAATTGCAACTGTACAAAATTTTCCCGCTGCTTGCCGAGGAGGTGTTCGCCGGCCTTGGCAATATGCCCCTCCAGGAACCGACGACGCCACCACGTAGTTCTCCAGACATGGGCGTCGTGGTCTGACCCCGGTCGCAGAGCGTCGAAAGCGAGGATCCGCATGCCTGCGTTGCAGATCTGACGAGAGCGCGCGCAGCATAAGCCACGCGTTGCTGTGACGGGTAAATTAGACAAAAATTAAGATACTTACGAACATTGTGTTGAGGGCGTAGTAGCCTTTGCGGCACATGAATGCCGCCTTCTGCTTGCCCTTCGGTGCGATGATGGCTATAAGGCTGCCGTCCACACATCCGATGAGGCCGGGAATGGAGCCGCGTCGAAGGAACCCTTCCTTCACGGCCGACTTCTCCTCCGACGTCCTCGGGAAATGTacccacttgttgcgggccccggcgtggacgattgcctccgccgcgcgtcgcacacacttgctgaccgcaggctgggtcacgccgatcgtctcctcgctccctacCGAGGCTTGAAAGCTGCCCGTTGCGAAGAATCGCAACGCGCACAACACTTGTCGCTCCACCGACAGCGCTGAAGTTCTCACGCCTCCGAGTTCCTCCGCCACTTCGTCGCACAGCCACGGCAGAGGTTCTTTCTTCAGGTGAAAGTGCCGCCGAAACAGATCGTTTGGCATGTCAAACGCATCCTCGGGCTCCCTCCTCCCGCGCTCGGGCTGACGAGCCGCCGCCGCCAACGCAATCAAGaaggccgccatttttttttctattccaaacGGAACGGGGCACTCGCCGGTTATTCCACGAATTTGGCGGGCTTGTTCGGCATAATTTAGCATAATGagtgcgtaaacgtcactttgatgTGGCAGTTTTTGAGCAttcctgacgtcgcttgacaggcagaGAAAATGGGCGCGACCTCAAACAATTAGACCAATGAGCGAGCGGTGTCGGCCATTTTGGAATAGAAACAGAACGGAATAGCTTTACCTTATACCGaccctgctgcacacttggtaaggCATTAAGTAATGCTATCCGAGGGGTGAGACTTCTTGTAACGCGTAACGAGCCGCACTGCGGCTCGTTACGTGCGGCAAACCGTCGTCTGCGAGCTTCGGCCTCCTCTCTAcgttgccgtctcgcatcgtcgcgtgGCTGCTTCCGAAGTTCGGCTTCTttggctcgttttcgacgcttagctgcggcttcatATGCTCGTGTAGCGAGGTCAtactcgcgccaacgacgtttctccgACTTTGCGTTGCATCCTCTCAACTAGGGAAAGCGGCCCTCGCGGTCGAACGCCTTGCTCCCGCCGCTTCGCACGTCAcacctcgtttctcgcttggcgagcatcctcggCCGCAGCGTACTTCCGAGGGGAGTATACAATGCTTTATTATTtgctcggatgcttgttttgagcttgctctttattgaaacgcatgctgttctgtgttgtatgggtgatttcaatgaatatatgcactgttcgcttcaatttgctgagcgcttgtagcctctgccttaagggggtatgagccattgcatctttgcttgcttacgggggtatgagccattgctgaggTGATGATTTTTGTGCCACTCGACTAGACACTTCGTTTTTTGGTATGAGCCATtacaacgagccacttaaggcgtTCGCTTTAACACAAGAATGAGTGACACATATTGCAACTGCAAAGTATAGCAACGCCAACTTTCCCTAAAGGGGAACTCCGGCGATATTGTTGAGCTCGACGGATTCCAATGAAGTTGGCATCCGTCATTTCTCGACGAAAGTTCTACAGAAGCCAACTCGACTTCCGTCATTTCTTCTAAACAGCAGGCTTGAGGGGTTCGCAGATTTCTTTCGTTAACTGCATTGAACCACCAACGTTGCCTGCTCGTCACTTAGTAGTCACATTGTGTTATGGCGTAAATGGTGGAATACGCAGATCATGCTGGGAGTTAATGGCAGACGACCGCGACGACTGCGTCGAGGAGTCGGCTATGAGTCGACTAGGAGAAGTGCTGTCTCGCGGAGTTACCTTCAGTGTGGACGCGATTTGTGATGGTTAGCGCAAGTGTGGTTGCGTTGTTGCCTGCACGAACTTAGCCTTCGTCAGCCACACACTCAATTTGAACCGTTGTGGATCGCGTTCAGCCGAGGATAGACCTAGCACAGTCGCTGACTTCATGCGTCCGCTATCGGTGGACCTGACCTAAAGCTTGAGCCATTAGGATGAAGAAACCTTTTTCTATAACTCAGATTTCCCCAAACGAATTTGAAATCAGCCATCCTCCTTCAAGGCTGCAAATCGCGCTTGCCGGCGCATCCCAACATTAAATGTGACTATGCACGTGGGGATATTTGTACGCATTGTAATGCGGAGTCATTATTTAACTTCCGAGATGCACTCTTTGCCTCTCGTCCCAAATGAGCAACAAGCAGTGGCCCTTTCGATACAGCAATGTAAGCAACCGTTTCGTTCAGCAGCCAATGGTGACAGTACTGACATCGGCGTTACCGCGGGAAAACTATGCGTGTTCTAAATTAACGATCATACACGCAGAGTCTTATGCTTAATTCCAATGCAGATCACAGAGAGGTCCAAAAGCTCGGCCACAGAGCGCCGTCATCCGGCGGAGAGCACTCGCTCCAAATCCGTGTTCGAAACGCTGGCGCTTCAACCAGAGTAAGCAAATGTCATGTTAGATAAAGTACCGGCATTTCTCGCGCCGAAGTAACACTTTTTTCGTTTTTGCAAACGACAAAGGATTCTGCCGTGCTATTGCGGCATGTTTGCGAGCGGAacttcaaagagagagagagaggaatataggaagtcagggatgttaaccagtcaatagactggttggctaccctacgctgggggatggaagaaggggaagagagagaagggagagagaaggtgcgGATAcatgtacggacagcacttgagttaaagccgctcgcgcaaaccagaagttctgagaaaacacaaaagtgccttcactgcctcctgagccgatgatcggtcaggacggtgctctagtattgtctgttcactcagaggacgatcatctaatttccttaatgtgttggacaaagatcgTCTTTGTGCTTGAAACTGAGGACAATAGCACAATAAGttgtcaatgttctcctcgcatccgcaaacatcacatgcaggactgtcagccattccaattagtgctgagtaggcattcgtgaaggcaactccaagccataaccgacacagaagagacgcttcacgttgGTGCAGACCAGCTGGAGCTCggagttgaagtgacgggtttagtctgtgcagtcttgtgcgccttatATGTagggtattccactctgctaagaagatcgtgcgtgctagaatACCAAGTTGTCTcacggcgtcggtccttgagagaggaatggggacgcagcggtcttcttggtttgacgtccgagctacCTTATCGGCGTCAACATTTCCAATGATACCACCATGACCTGcatggtatccactgaaaagagatatcatggcctttttctcttaagtgatggagAAGTTCCGCGATTTTGCACGTGAGCTGATCATGAGTTCCATGCCGGAGAAacgaatgcacacattgcaaggccggccttgaattgcagaagactgcccattttctaggacttcagcatttatcacttgaagcgcgtcgcggagagccgcgagctctgcatctgtagacgtagtgacatgggaagtcttgaaccgcttggttattctcattgctagtataactacagcgccaccggaactggttgatgaaGTTAATCCATCAGTGTAGCCGTGTGTGCAGTCGTTGtgtttctcgtacaagagaagtaaagttagttgcttgagcgctgatgatggcaagtccgactttttctgaagtacTGGGATTGCAAGGTTCACTTGAGTatggcgcatacaccatggaggaatgcaaggccttgccgcaggtgtgtaacctgacctgaaagaggcgCCATGCGCGAGGACAGTTGCACTGAATGTCGTTTGGGACCTATCTACTGGGaaacttgctaggtggtgggtaggaaTTCGGGCaaagtgtcttatgtgcacacgcattgtttcaatgctaatgtacGTTCTAATAGTGGAATCTTGAGCAattgcaataacttcagtcgttgacgcactccgctgTAGAGCAAGacatatcttgagggcttgggcttggatgctttggattataatcaggttagttctgcaggtgttggacatgaccggtaggctgtaccgcaggaatccaataaagaggacccttgTACAATTACatcatagagtgtattggcactccccaggtctttcctgcaaggaacttaaaaatatggcaaattcctgtcaggcgttctTTCaaataattcacatgaggggtccaggagagatttttttCAATGACCACCaccaaaaatctgtgactcgtgctgtacgagatccgTTGTCTAttgacggatatcacgtatggagacattgatttcctggtaaatgccactgCTGCGCACTtttcgtatgatatatgaagtccttgttctcgaaggtaggatgatgttaaagtggctgacttctgaagccgcgcgcgaagctgcagtcgcgtcacagccgacgtccaagtgcaaatgtcgtcggcatagatggagagcctaacggtgcctggcaggatgtcggtgagtccaatgagtgttagactgaagagcgttgggctgagtactcctccctgaggcaccccacggttactgtaatactgggaggtcgggccatcctcggtaagtatgaaaaaggatctcttatgtagatagctacttatCCAGAGATagactttgccgccaagtcctactggcTCTAACGCGTTGAAAATTCCTTCGTGctttacgttatcgtacgctcctttaacatccagaaacagggcagcagataatcgtttgcaggacttctggtgctcgacgtacgtcaccaagtcgatgacgttgtctatggaagaacggccacgCCTGAAACCGGTCGCCGCATCtggatatacctggtaatgttcgaggtaccattctagccatgctagaaccatcctctccattagttttccgatgcaattGGCAAgagcaattggtcggtatgatgcaatgtctacaggcgacatGCCAGGCTTAAGCAGTGGaattaggcgactggtcttccattcctggggaaccatacctgtctgccaggagctgttgatcaagagcaggagcactttccgATCCTCTTCGCCAAGATTACATAGGGCACGGTAAGTTATACAGTCGGGTTCTgatgaagatgaacgcttgcacaaggccagtgcagcttcgagctcgtccatggaggAAGGATTATCCATCCGggggtcgcgtgaaatcggtgagtggtggAGCATCGATGTTCCAGCGGagctagtttcgccagcaatcctcctgcagaaagcttccgctacgtcaatctcgctgcattgttggtgaagggccaaagacttaaaaggatggcgctgctgaggggttccacggagacgacgaacagttctccatatgtgagacaaaggttttcgtggatccaaagattcgcagaatgacTTCCATCTTTGAGATGCAAGTTGGTCCATGCAACGCTGAATTTTCTTtcgagttcttctggccaacctcaagtcatttacagacttcgtgcgcctgtatcttcgctctgcacgacgacgaatttcacgaagcttctctagctcaatgtcgtattcggtgcgtatATCCGTTCTCCGAAGCGAATTTTTCGCAGCCTCTAGGGTACCCTTTATAatgtcctctaggctagaggACAAGTCTTCAcgaccgccatcttcaacaattgacttgaacatt from Dermacentor albipictus isolate Rhodes 1998 colony unplaced genomic scaffold, USDA_Dalb.pri_finalv2 scaffold_73, whole genome shotgun sequence harbors:
- the LOC139053112 gene encoding putative nuclease HARBI1, translating into MPNDLFRRHFHLKKEPLPWLCDEVAEELGGVRTSALSVERQVLCALRFFATGSFQASVGSEETIGVTQPAVSKCVRRAAEAIVHAGARNKWVHFPRTSEEKSAVKEGFLRRGSIPGLIGCVDGSLIAIIAPKGKQKAAFMCRKGYYALNTMFVSDSGYPLEPWLLTPVTDHPPIHTAEGRYNTAHAAMRSVVERCIGLLKSRFRCLQRYRALHYEPDRAANIVAACVVLHNLCLDEGGVLDDVGDDSRGSSSDNESGNPSPQRVPRARAARLMYLKGCAARDNVISSFGTTRQQHQHYLKRVRRRLRRQQQ
- the LOC139053111 gene encoding uncharacterized protein, whose product is MLLRNLWRLAKSLPAHSRSLVAEAAASQQPQLKFRLALLKRVSPRKTGGGKLGGLEGRVLDVLGRTGPDFAPVAFFADDAELCSNDTSGEEEPAHDAEVPPTPPGAAHVSVGMEPGTSGTARPSARQQPRRPPRQQPLEDAACRAAAEYAPQGQLAEEANAEAANFHQLLLQQNRQHHQQLVEELRATRQVLQQLAAEMRGSREATGLIATTLCLLQATLAHLREPPQL